From one Nonomuraea polychroma genomic stretch:
- a CDS encoding LppX_LprAFG lipoprotein: protein MLRKLLIVAVLALASACSPGGGGAELPAGPDLMKKASEAMKTVKSATFSISTEGKPKVPLKKADGRLTAGGDADGTITIDILGNLQEVTFALVGDTVHFKGPTGGFQKMTRQQLAQFYDPSVILEPTKGIAQLLSSATDPKVEAVEDGSYRVATTFPGQVVGQIVPGVTQGVNGKVWVDQATSRLTKASLPLQDGTVTVSFSDYDAPVTITPPAAG, encoded by the coding sequence ATGCTCAGAAAGCTTCTGATCGTGGCCGTTCTCGCGCTGGCGTCGGCGTGCTCGCCGGGCGGCGGTGGAGCCGAGTTGCCCGCCGGCCCCGACCTGATGAAGAAGGCCTCGGAGGCCATGAAGACGGTCAAGTCGGCCACCTTCTCCATCTCCACGGAGGGCAAGCCGAAGGTGCCGCTCAAGAAGGCCGACGGCCGGCTCACCGCCGGGGGTGACGCCGACGGCACGATCACGATCGACATCCTGGGCAACCTGCAGGAGGTCACGTTCGCCCTGGTCGGGGACACCGTGCACTTCAAGGGCCCGACGGGCGGCTTCCAGAAGATGACCAGGCAGCAGCTGGCGCAGTTCTACGACCCGTCGGTCATCCTCGAGCCGACCAAGGGCATCGCGCAGCTGCTGTCCTCGGCCACGGACCCGAAGGTGGAGGCGGTGGAGGACGGCTCGTACCGGGTCGCCACGACGTTCCCCGGGCAGGTGGTCGGTCAGATCGTCCCGGGCGTCACGCAGGGCGTCAACGGCAAGGTGTGGGTCGACCAGGCCACCAGCAGGCTCACCAAGGCCAGCCTGCCGTTGCAGGACGGCACGGTGACGGTGTCGTTCAGCGACTACGACGCACCGGTCACGATCACGCCGCCCGCCGCCGGATGA
- a CDS encoding MarR family winged helix-turn-helix transcriptional regulator: MSAPRWLSPAEQRAWRTHLALHKLLMHRLDRELQEHSLSLNDYEILVNLSESRDRRMRMSDLADATIQSRSRLSHQISRMEAKGLVTREDCRDDRRGTFAVLTDEGWETIQRVAPDHVAGVREHFVDRLTDDQLNQIEAAFAPIVEHLKKLR, encoded by the coding sequence ATGAGCGCGCCTCGCTGGCTTTCTCCCGCCGAACAGCGTGCCTGGCGCACGCATCTGGCGCTGCACAAGCTGCTCATGCACCGGCTCGACCGCGAGCTGCAGGAGCACTCCCTCTCGTTGAACGACTACGAGATCCTCGTCAACCTGTCCGAGAGCCGGGACCGTCGCATGCGCATGAGCGACCTGGCGGACGCGACGATCCAGTCGCGCAGCCGGCTGTCGCACCAGATCTCCCGCATGGAGGCCAAGGGGCTGGTGACCAGGGAGGACTGCCGGGACGATCGGCGGGGCACGTTCGCGGTGCTGACGGACGAGGGCTGGGAGACGATCCAGCGGGTGGCACCGGACCACGTGGCGGGCGTGCGGGAGCACTTCGTCGACCGGCTCACCGATGACCAGCTCAACCAGATCGAGGCGGCGTTCGCGCCGATCGTGGAACACCTCAAGAAGCTGCGCTGA
- a CDS encoding 4'-phosphopantetheinyl transferase family protein yields MGGRPDEVRAPEDWLTAVERERADHFRFPEDRASFVAAHLLARLCAAAVLGAEPGELTLLQHCDVHGPGHGRPYLEQDPELGLSFSHTRGYVCAAAGRGKVGVDAERVPAGPLDKALADHVLTPGERALVTGNDDLIRHWTRKEALIKRGELTLDRLNEGGAGLDGRHLLEWRAEPGIRVAVIADAPVRRLPIPRLG; encoded by the coding sequence ATGGGCGGCCGCCCCGACGAGGTGCGCGCCCCGGAGGACTGGCTCACCGCCGTGGAGCGGGAGCGGGCGGACCACTTCAGGTTCCCCGAGGACCGGGCCAGCTTCGTCGCCGCCCACCTCCTCGCCCGCCTCTGCGCCGCCGCCGTGCTCGGCGCCGAACCCGGCGAGTTGACCTTGCTGCAGCACTGCGACGTGCACGGCCCCGGCCACGGCAGGCCGTACCTCGAGCAGGACCCCGAGCTCGGCCTCAGCTTCAGCCACACCCGCGGGTACGTGTGCGCCGCGGCCGGCCGGGGCAAGGTCGGCGTGGACGCCGAGCGCGTGCCGGCGGGACCGCTGGACAAGGCGCTGGCCGACCACGTCCTCACGCCCGGCGAGCGTGCGCTGGTCACCGGGAACGACGACCTGATCAGGCATTGGACGCGCAAGGAGGCCCTGATCAAACGCGGCGAGTTGACGCTCGACCGGCTCAACGAGGGCGGCGCCGGCCTCGACGGCCGGCATCTGCTGGAGTGGCGTGCCGAACCCGGCATCAGGGTGGCCGTCATCGCGGACGCCCCGGTCAGGAGGCTGCCCATCCCGCGACTAGGCTGA
- a CDS encoding MlaD family protein — MKNRIYLNLGFFVALGIVMTIWAFSTIIRLDAIERPYRVSAEFMSSPGLVRGFDVAYLGVRVGKIGDVRLAPGKIVVSLDIDKEIKLPKGVTAEVRRKSAIGEPYVELSPPATGVRGPSLAAGDTIPLAKTSVPLDYKKLFEGVGKLLNAVPPQDAKTITHELAVALDGRAPAIRNLIDDAHTLTDTLADNADVLDDLSVQLTRLTHTLAGKREKLASGITDLSTVTATLRASRTDLNAILDHGPGVFAQLDAAIRTSRPGFSCLLTAAGLPHRPAFSPETERNVHHLLTIVPTALSLADDISDRRDGTVYGKAAFIFSVPGGPTPAEEYAGPVGPPTVPRLRACPDRAPASDPAEDVADRGTDRRQDAAASPRPEAKKTAQPGKTEKTEKAEDVTETSPSGVAATGAASSRTTPNPVPLIVAIFLAVVACGGIVGWTAAGRAARRREESP; from the coding sequence ATGAAAAACCGGATTTATCTGAACCTGGGATTCTTCGTGGCGCTGGGGATCGTGATGACGATCTGGGCGTTCAGCACGATCATCCGGCTCGATGCGATCGAACGGCCGTACCGGGTGTCGGCGGAGTTCATGTCCTCGCCCGGCCTCGTGCGCGGCTTCGACGTGGCTTACCTGGGGGTACGGGTCGGCAAGATCGGTGATGTGCGGCTGGCGCCCGGCAAGATCGTCGTGAGCCTCGACATCGACAAGGAGATCAAGCTGCCGAAGGGCGTCACGGCCGAGGTGCGGCGCAAGTCCGCCATCGGGGAGCCGTACGTGGAGCTGTCGCCCCCGGCCACCGGCGTCAGAGGGCCGTCACTCGCGGCCGGGGACACGATCCCGCTCGCCAAGACGTCCGTCCCGCTCGACTACAAGAAGTTGTTCGAGGGCGTCGGCAAGCTCCTGAACGCGGTGCCACCGCAGGACGCCAAGACGATCACGCATGAGCTGGCGGTCGCGCTGGACGGCCGGGCGCCGGCGATCAGGAACCTCATCGACGACGCCCACACGCTCACCGACACGCTGGCCGACAACGCCGACGTGCTCGACGACCTGTCGGTGCAGCTCACCCGGCTCACGCACACGCTGGCGGGCAAGCGGGAGAAGCTGGCGTCCGGGATCACGGACCTCAGCACGGTGACGGCCACGCTTCGCGCGTCACGTACCGACCTGAACGCCATCCTCGACCACGGTCCTGGGGTGTTCGCGCAGCTCGACGCGGCGATCAGGACGTCCAGGCCGGGGTTCTCGTGCCTGCTGACGGCGGCGGGGCTGCCGCACCGTCCGGCGTTCTCGCCGGAGACCGAGCGGAACGTGCACCACCTGCTGACCATCGTGCCGACCGCGCTGAGCCTGGCCGACGACATCAGCGACCGGCGCGACGGCACCGTCTACGGGAAGGCGGCGTTCATCTTCAGCGTGCCGGGCGGGCCGACGCCTGCCGAGGAGTACGCGGGGCCGGTGGGTCCGCCTACGGTGCCTCGCCTGCGTGCCTGCCCCGATCGCGCGCCTGCGTCCGATCCGGCCGAGGACGTCGCCGATCGCGGCACCGACCGCCGCCAGGACGCCGCCGCGTCGCCGCGGCCCGAGGCGAAGAAGACCGCTCAGCCCGGGAAGACCGAGAAAACCGAGAAAGCCGAGGACGTCACCGAGACGTCGCCCAGCGGCGTGGCCGCCACCGGCGCCGCGTCATCCCGCACCACACCGAACCCCGTCCCGCTGATTGTCGCGATATTCCTCGCCGTCGTGGCATGTGGTGGCATCGTGGGCTGGACCGCGGCGGGCAGGGCAGCCCGCCGCCGTGAGGAGTCGCCTTGA
- a CDS encoding MCE family protein, with the protein MRAFAAALALAVTASCSLQTLGATTGDLTLHAVFDDVQSLVAGHSVQIADVRVGTVTEIRLQGYRARVTMSIKSEHRLPQGSTATVAKTSVLGENYVLLTPPEGKDLSTGPYLANGATIADTSVEPDIEQVTAKAGPLIEALGAQDVNAILDAASTAFAGQGDDVNKLIKQTAEVTDAYSAARADLATTIDALAKLGDDLAKGSNELDRLPGTLAAATSRVVHGRKHIKKAVVALTKLAREANLTVYPRHAARLRTLLRELEAISSSMQRGKEDLKALVAKVQTFLDAPPITANGQVLIYVWLKGVLLPQRSNEGPRPNVVEDFRLLLEPPR; encoded by the coding sequence ATGAGGGCCTTCGCCGCGGCGCTCGCGCTGGCCGTCACCGCGTCGTGCTCGCTGCAGACGCTCGGCGCGACCACCGGCGACCTCACGTTGCACGCGGTCTTCGACGACGTGCAGAGCCTGGTGGCCGGGCACAGCGTGCAGATCGCCGACGTGCGGGTCGGCACGGTCACCGAGATCCGGCTGCAGGGCTACCGGGCCAGAGTGACGATGTCGATCAAGTCGGAGCACCGCCTGCCCCAGGGCAGCACGGCGACGGTGGCCAAGACCTCGGTCCTGGGCGAGAACTACGTGCTGCTCACCCCGCCGGAGGGCAAGGACCTGTCCACGGGGCCGTACCTGGCCAATGGCGCCACCATCGCCGACACGTCGGTCGAGCCGGACATCGAGCAGGTCACCGCGAAAGCCGGGCCGCTCATCGAGGCGCTCGGCGCGCAGGACGTCAACGCCATCCTGGACGCCGCCTCCACCGCGTTCGCCGGGCAGGGCGACGACGTCAACAAGCTGATCAAGCAGACTGCCGAGGTCACCGACGCCTACTCCGCGGCCCGCGCCGACCTGGCCACCACCATCGACGCGCTGGCCAAGCTGGGCGACGACCTCGCCAAGGGCAGCAACGAGCTGGACCGGCTGCCGGGCACGCTCGCCGCGGCCACCTCGCGGGTGGTGCACGGGCGCAAGCACATCAAGAAGGCCGTCGTCGCGCTGACCAAGCTGGCCAGGGAGGCCAACCTCACCGTCTACCCGCGCCATGCCGCGCGGCTGCGTACGCTGCTGCGCGAACTGGAGGCCATCTCGTCCTCGATGCAGCGGGGCAAGGAGGATCTGAAGGCGCTGGTGGCGAAGGTTCAGACGTTCCTCGACGCGCCGCCGATCACGGCCAACGGGCAGGTCTTGATCTACGTCTGGCTGAAGGGTGTGCTGCTGCCCCAAAGGTCCAATGAGGGGCCGCGACCCAACGTGGTCGAGGACTTCCGCCTGCTGCTGGAGCCGCCACGATGA
- a CDS encoding MCE family protein: protein MRRLAAVLIAWAFLASGCSVLGAEPYRLVAIFSKAPSLYEEARIKVMGLDAGYVDSIRIDGDKVRVGLRVDRDVPLPADVKAVVAPQNTLGERNVVLYPPWKPGDAKIAPGTTIPLERTDLPVEIDDALDAFTKLTDALDDEKLGDVAGDLADGVRGRGKTINNAIADTADLTGTLAKQDQQLIDLAKGLNRLATTLNERESQVTGAIDAFSEASAILAEERRRLRGFVSSMAEFVRRGDVIIEQYAERLPQAAGTLAELVLTVRANSASMAQAVKGAADFADVIIDAWDRKQHVLKIRVVLNAMTRAWLTPLFEALNLGRVPCLPGGMSNCPFERQGRRP, encoded by the coding sequence ATGAGGCGGCTGGCAGCGGTGCTGATCGCCTGGGCGTTCCTGGCGTCCGGGTGCTCCGTGCTGGGAGCGGAGCCGTACCGGCTGGTGGCGATCTTCAGCAAGGCGCCCTCCCTGTACGAAGAGGCGCGGATCAAGGTGATGGGCCTCGACGCCGGGTACGTGGACAGCATCCGCATCGACGGCGACAAGGTGCGGGTCGGGCTGCGGGTGGACCGGGACGTGCCGCTCCCTGCCGACGTGAAGGCCGTGGTCGCGCCCCAGAACACCCTGGGCGAGCGCAACGTCGTCCTCTACCCCCCGTGGAAACCCGGCGACGCGAAGATCGCGCCCGGGACGACCATCCCGCTGGAGCGCACCGACCTGCCGGTGGAGATCGACGACGCGCTCGACGCGTTCACCAAGCTGACCGACGCGCTCGACGACGAAAAGCTGGGCGACGTGGCCGGAGACCTGGCCGACGGGGTCAGGGGCCGCGGCAAGACCATCAACAACGCGATCGCCGACACCGCCGATCTCACCGGCACCCTCGCCAAGCAGGACCAGCAGCTCATCGACCTGGCCAAGGGCCTGAACAGGCTGGCGACCACGCTCAACGAACGCGAGAGCCAGGTGACGGGCGCGATCGACGCCTTCTCCGAGGCCAGCGCGATCCTGGCCGAGGAGCGGCGGCGGCTGCGCGGCTTCGTCTCCAGCATGGCCGAGTTCGTCCGGCGTGGCGACGTGATCATCGAGCAGTACGCGGAACGCCTGCCGCAGGCCGCGGGCACGCTGGCGGAGCTGGTGCTGACGGTCCGGGCCAACAGCGCGTCCATGGCGCAGGCCGTCAAGGGCGCGGCCGACTTCGCCGACGTGATCATCGACGCGTGGGACAGGAAGCAGCACGTGCTGAAGATCCGCGTCGTGCTCAACGCGATGACGCGGGCATGGCTGACGCCGCTGTTCGAGGCGCTGAACCTGGGGCGGGTGCCGTGCCTGCCGGGCGGAATGAGCAACTGTCCCTTCGAGCGGCAGGGGAGGCGGCCATGA
- a CDS encoding MlaD family protein: MALKSFRDRNKYAVGLVSMATLAVILVATFLVGNLGLLEGGYMMSGVFADSGGVRTGNDVRVAGVRVGEVTEVRPDYAQGHVIVTWRVDDDVRLGRGTRADIALSNLLGGRYVKLTGAVSAPYMDQLPEPQRRIPMDRTGVPTLINDAIKDATRLVERLDTEAVDDLLTELGKVDLAKRGRITRLMENIGDLSDTISKSEPQLQRLLDHGTTIMEVLEKKDKQLVRLIDGIEVMLSQLRKRRNELRVLLGDGSDLVQSTTRLINEHERSLIQVLDDNAAITTRLSEGNEQLNSLLAWAGPTFSGLSTMGGQGPWLEAIATGLGPINPEVLSAIAKDRRNDR; the protein is encoded by the coding sequence ATGGCGCTCAAATCCTTCCGTGACCGCAACAAGTACGCCGTCGGCCTGGTGTCGATGGCCACGCTCGCCGTCATCCTGGTCGCCACGTTCCTGGTCGGGAACCTCGGCCTGCTCGAGGGCGGCTACATGATGTCGGGCGTGTTCGCCGACTCCGGCGGCGTGCGTACCGGCAACGACGTCAGGGTCGCCGGGGTCCGCGTCGGCGAGGTCACCGAAGTGCGCCCCGACTACGCGCAGGGCCACGTGATCGTCACCTGGCGGGTCGACGACGACGTGCGGCTCGGGCGCGGCACCCGCGCCGACATCGCCCTGTCGAACCTGCTCGGCGGCCGCTACGTCAAGCTCACCGGCGCCGTGTCCGCCCCGTACATGGACCAGCTGCCCGAGCCCCAGCGGCGCATCCCCATGGACCGCACCGGCGTGCCCACGCTGATCAACGACGCCATCAAGGACGCGACCCGCCTGGTCGAGCGCCTGGACACCGAGGCGGTGGACGACCTGCTCACCGAGCTGGGCAAGGTCGACCTCGCCAAGCGCGGCCGGATCACCCGGCTGATGGAGAACATCGGCGACCTGTCGGACACGATCAGCAAGAGCGAGCCGCAGCTGCAGCGGCTGCTCGACCACGGCACCACGATCATGGAGGTGCTGGAGAAGAAGGACAAGCAGCTCGTCCGGCTCATCGACGGCATCGAGGTCATGCTGAGCCAACTGCGCAAGCGCCGGAACGAGCTCCGCGTGCTCCTCGGGGACGGCAGCGACCTGGTGCAGAGCACCACCCGGCTGATCAATGAGCACGAGCGGTCGCTCATCCAGGTCCTCGACGACAACGCGGCCATCACCACCCGGCTCAGCGAGGGCAACGAGCAGCTCAATTCGCTCCTGGCGTGGGCGGGCCCGACGTTCTCCGGCCTGTCCACGATGGGCGGTCAGGGCCCGTGGCTCGAGGCCATAGCCACGGGCCTCGGCCCCATCAACCCGGAGGTGCTCTCCGCCATCGCCAAGGACAGGAGGAACGACCGTTGA
- a CDS encoding MCE family protein — protein MARRGWLLIRFTLFIGLTLTLIVLISVQIERIGGGGYRLVATFDDVSGLAEGDQVKIAGAPVGQVSGIRVVDGRAEVTMEVQDAVKVPADTEAAIRWRNAVGQRVVYLLPGTAPDRLPPGGRIARTSSVVDIGELVSDLGPLTRSLDPEQINQLLTAAAKSLKGNQHNIPRLLDNVNAITTTVNERKKTIEQLLEDYATVTGVVARRDKQIEQLIDNLVTLSDAFADNRKLIDDSLVELSTTIHTQNEVLGKNADELGALVDNLTGLTGGIRRNVGKIDKAVGTLQPSLARGYSTVNRGRYFITAVPCLALSPAPCPYGMKTPPPLRNTRVQSSQDLQKLMVGG, from the coding sequence GTGGCCCGCCGGGGATGGTTGCTCATCAGGTTCACGCTGTTCATCGGGCTGACCCTGACGCTGATCGTGCTGATCAGCGTGCAGATCGAGCGGATCGGCGGCGGCGGCTACCGGCTCGTGGCCACGTTCGACGACGTGTCCGGGCTGGCCGAGGGCGACCAGGTCAAGATCGCCGGAGCGCCCGTCGGCCAGGTTTCCGGCATCCGGGTCGTCGACGGGCGGGCGGAAGTGACCATGGAGGTGCAGGACGCGGTCAAGGTGCCCGCCGACACCGAGGCCGCCATCCGCTGGCGCAACGCCGTCGGCCAGCGCGTGGTCTACCTGCTGCCCGGCACCGCCCCCGACCGGCTGCCGCCCGGCGGCCGCATCGCCCGCACCTCGTCCGTGGTGGACATCGGCGAGCTGGTCAGCGACCTCGGCCCGCTGACCCGCAGCCTGGACCCCGAGCAGATCAACCAGTTGCTCACCGCCGCGGCCAAGTCGCTGAAGGGCAACCAGCACAACATCCCGCGGCTGCTCGACAACGTCAACGCCATCACCACGACCGTCAACGAACGCAAGAAGACCATCGAACAGCTGCTGGAGGACTACGCCACCGTGACCGGCGTGGTGGCCCGGCGCGACAAGCAGATCGAGCAGCTCATCGACAACCTCGTCACGTTGTCGGACGCCTTCGCCGACAACCGCAAGCTGATCGACGACTCGCTGGTGGAGCTGTCCACCACGATCCACACCCAGAACGAGGTGCTCGGCAAGAACGCCGACGAACTCGGCGCGCTGGTCGACAACCTGACCGGGCTGACCGGCGGCATCCGGCGGAACGTCGGCAAGATCGACAAAGCGGTCGGCACGCTGCAGCCGTCGCTCGCCCGCGGCTACTCCACCGTCAACCGCGGCCGCTACTTCATCACCGCGGTCCCCTGCCTGGCTTTGAGCCCGGCGCCGTGCCCGTACGGGATGAAGACGCCGCCGCCGCTGCGCAACACCCGGGTGCAGAGCTCCCAGGACCTGCAGAAGCTCATGGTGGGTGGGTGA
- a CDS encoding MCE family protein: MARFELSLAARVGISFAVLALLAAATVYVVRTTTQISGTRIDAVFARSGQGLDTNSPVKIRGITVGDVTAVSLDAKGRAVVTMHIEPGVKVPQTAVASIEPSSVFGPKFVALTPGAGETTGPYLAGGAVITDTKGPLDLSDTLGAAYRGLDAVDPREVTVIVHTIAKGLDGKGKRLRELIGDAGTVVGVAHRQRGRARQFLHDTAALGTALSDKGDELVSISSDVNVITPGLLKRADKVRVLLEEVTSVSDQAAHGLRKHRQNLRAGVHSGERVAALFYAQLGLAGDGVRGVNRLVDLLNELIEAQGPGDTRQLQVEAFVATDICELIVGACGPTDGRR; the protein is encoded by the coding sequence GTGGCCCGATTCGAACTCTCCCTCGCCGCCCGGGTGGGCATCTCCTTCGCCGTGCTCGCCTTGCTCGCGGCGGCCACGGTGTACGTCGTGCGCACCACCACCCAGATCAGCGGGACACGTATCGACGCGGTCTTCGCCCGGTCCGGGCAGGGCCTGGACACCAACTCGCCCGTCAAGATCCGCGGCATCACCGTCGGCGACGTGACGGCGGTGTCGCTCGACGCCAAGGGCAGGGCCGTCGTGACCATGCACATCGAGCCCGGCGTCAAGGTGCCCCAGACCGCGGTCGCCTCCATCGAGCCGTCGTCGGTGTTCGGCCCGAAGTTCGTCGCGCTCACGCCCGGCGCGGGCGAGACCACCGGCCCCTATCTGGCCGGCGGCGCCGTCATCACCGACACCAAGGGGCCGCTGGACCTGTCCGACACGCTCGGCGCCGCCTACCGCGGCCTGGACGCCGTCGACCCGCGCGAGGTCACCGTGATCGTGCACACCATCGCCAAAGGGCTCGACGGCAAGGGCAAGCGCCTGCGCGAGCTGATCGGCGACGCCGGCACCGTCGTCGGCGTCGCGCACCGGCAGCGGGGACGGGCCAGGCAGTTCCTGCACGACACCGCCGCGCTCGGCACCGCGCTGTCGGACAAGGGCGACGAGCTGGTCTCCATCTCGTCCGACGTCAACGTCATCACCCCCGGCCTGCTCAAGCGCGCCGACAAGGTGCGTGTCCTGCTGGAGGAGGTCACCTCCGTCTCGGACCAGGCGGCGCACGGCCTGCGCAAGCACCGCCAGAACCTGCGCGCCGGGGTGCACTCGGGCGAGCGGGTGGCCGCGCTCTTCTACGCCCAGCTCGGCCTGGCCGGCGACGGCGTCCGCGGGGTCAACCGCCTCGTCGACCTGCTCAACGAGCTCATCGAGGCGCAGGGCCCCGGCGACACCCGCCAGCTTCAGGTCGAGGCGTTCGTCGCGACCGACATCTGCGAGCTGATCGTCGGCGCCTGCGGCCCCACCGACGGGAGGCGCTGA
- a CDS encoding ABC transporter permease produces MVTRTAGLRLALRGRDLAERFATLADWPLFVWKVLYYSVRDVVLRLRYFKVVLRQVSDVVVGVGATVIGGGMIFVVFTMAFVVGATVGLQGYQGLQAIGAESFMGLVGSFANVREITPIIAATALAAQVGSSFTAELGAMRISEEIDALEVMGINAFTYLICTRVVAALLALMPIYLIALFASFFATRLMCTVLFGLAPGVYDYYFYLYLPVSDILFSVAKVGVFAFAVIVIHCYHGFHATGGPVGVGVAAGRAIRQSIVTIVLLNLLLSYLFWGGGGNIPLTG; encoded by the coding sequence ATGGTGACGCGGACGGCCGGCCTCAGGCTCGCCCTGCGGGGGCGGGATCTCGCCGAGCGGTTCGCGACGCTGGCCGACTGGCCGCTGTTCGTGTGGAAGGTCCTGTACTACTCCGTCCGCGACGTCGTGCTCCGCCTGCGGTACTTCAAGGTCGTCTTACGGCAGGTCAGCGACGTCGTCGTGGGCGTCGGCGCGACCGTAATCGGCGGCGGCATGATCTTCGTGGTGTTCACCATGGCGTTCGTCGTCGGTGCGACCGTCGGCCTCCAGGGCTATCAGGGGTTGCAGGCGATCGGCGCGGAGTCCTTCATGGGCCTGGTCGGCAGCTTCGCCAACGTCCGCGAGATCACCCCGATCATCGCCGCGACCGCGCTGGCCGCACAGGTCGGCTCGTCGTTCACGGCCGAGCTGGGCGCGATGCGGATCTCGGAGGAGATCGACGCGCTGGAGGTGATGGGCATCAACGCCTTCACCTACCTGATCTGCACCAGGGTCGTGGCGGCGCTGCTGGCGCTCATGCCGATCTACCTGATCGCGTTGTTCGCCAGCTTCTTCGCCACGCGGCTGATGTGCACGGTGCTGTTCGGGCTGGCGCCCGGCGTCTACGACTACTACTTCTACCTCTACCTGCCGGTCAGCGACATCCTCTTCAGCGTCGCCAAGGTGGGCGTGTTCGCCTTCGCGGTCATCGTGATCCACTGCTACCACGGCTTCCACGCCACCGGCGGTCCGGTGGGCGTGGGCGTGGCGGCGGGCCGTGCCATCCGCCAGTCGATCGTCACGATCGTGCTGCTCAACCTGCTGTTGTCGTACCTGTTCTGGGGCGGCGGCGGCAACATACCGCTGACGGGGTGA
- a CDS encoding MlaE family ABC transporter permease yields the protein MALSGYVGRKAGSVLGQVGDLFVIALEGLRRSWDVKSWWWEFVDQCWFLARVTSVPVLLVSLPLGATVALQVGELAWQLGAGSATGSAVFVGLIREVAPLASALLIAGAGGSAMTSDIGARHIRDELSAMEVMSVNPIHRLVTPRMWAASTIAVCLCPLVILAGASGGYFFNVVVQGVTPGAYFDGALSLVVASDLYVTLFKAWIFGFIAAAVACYKGMTCATSPVGVGRAVNQSTVVTFMLVFTFNYVISAVYFLAYPPRSL from the coding sequence ATGGCCTTGTCCGGATATGTCGGACGAAAGGCCGGGTCGGTGCTCGGGCAGGTCGGCGACCTGTTCGTCATCGCCCTGGAGGGTCTGCGCCGCAGCTGGGACGTCAAGAGCTGGTGGTGGGAGTTCGTCGACCAGTGCTGGTTCCTGGCCCGCGTCACCAGCGTGCCCGTCCTGCTCGTCTCCCTGCCGCTGGGCGCCACCGTGGCGTTGCAGGTCGGTGAGCTGGCCTGGCAGCTCGGCGCGGGCTCGGCCACCGGCAGCGCGGTCTTCGTCGGCCTCATTCGCGAGGTGGCGCCGCTGGCCAGTGCGTTGCTGATCGCCGGAGCCGGCGGCAGCGCCATGACCTCCGACATCGGCGCCCGGCACATCCGCGATGAGTTGTCGGCGATGGAGGTCATGTCGGTCAACCCGATCCATCGCCTGGTCACGCCGCGCATGTGGGCGGCCAGCACGATCGCGGTGTGCCTGTGCCCGCTGGTCATCCTGGCGGGCGCGAGCGGCGGCTACTTCTTCAACGTGGTCGTGCAGGGTGTCACGCCGGGTGCGTACTTCGACGGCGCGCTGTCCCTCGTCGTCGCCTCGGACCTGTACGTCACGCTGTTCAAGGCGTGGATCTTCGGGTTCATCGCGGCGGCGGTCGCCTGCTACAAGGGCATGACCTGCGCGACCAGCCCGGTCGGCGTGGGGCGGGCGGTCAACCAGTCGACCGTGGTGACGTTCATGCTGGTGTTCACGTTCAACTACGTGATCTCCGCGGTGTACTTCCTCGCCTATCCGCCGAGGTCGCTCTGA